Proteins encoded within one genomic window of Blattabacterium cuenoti:
- the glnS gene encoding glutamine--tRNA ligase translates to MDKIIKEDILKKGFPINKIKFRFPPEPNGYLHIGHAKAIYLNFQLGEKYKAPVYLRFDDTNPIGEEKKFIDSIKKDILFLGFKWDYESYASDYFHKLYEWAVKLIKKNKAYVDHHSKETIQFQKKTPLEYGINSNHRNRSISDNLYLFEKMKNGFFEEGSCVLRAKIDMRSPNMNLRDPIMYRILKKKHHRTGTQWCIYPTYDWTHGQCDYIEQISHSLCSLEFENRRPLYNWYLDQICEKNKIRPKQIEFSRLNLSQTITSKREIQFLIEKKMIQSWDDPRILTISGLRRRGYTPTAIKNFIQEVGISKRNNIINTSLLEFKIREHLNKIAPRVMVVLHPVRLVIDNYSNLTEWVHAENNPENKKFGFRKIPFSKFLYIEKYDFLEKKRKKFFRLSIGNEVRLKNAYIIKANYLVKDSQGKIIEIHCSYDPKSKSGKKEKVEEKKRVKSTLHWVSINHSIPIKIHLYHPIFLDRNPNIENLKKHINKKETVEKIVAYAEPTLNQAKKGDHFQFQRIGYFYADIDATNKEKLIFNKTVSIKDKWKKIQNSNNND, encoded by the coding sequence ATTGATAAAATAATAAAAGAAGATATCCTAAAAAAAGGATTTCCTATAAATAAAATTAAATTTAGATTTCCTCCAGAACCAAATGGATATCTTCATATTGGACATGCAAAAGCTATATATCTCAACTTTCAATTAGGAGAAAAATACAAAGCTCCTGTTTATTTAAGATTTGACGATACAAATCCCATAGGGGAAGAAAAAAAATTCATAGACTCTATTAAAAAAGATATTCTATTTTTAGGATTTAAATGGGATTATGAAAGTTATGCTTCAGATTATTTTCATAAACTTTATGAATGGGCGGTAAAACTTATCAAAAAGAATAAAGCTTATGTAGATCATCATTCTAAAGAAACGATTCAATTTCAAAAAAAAACTCCACTTGAATATGGAATTAATAGTAATCATAGAAATAGATCCATAAGTGATAATTTATATCTTTTTGAAAAAATGAAAAATGGATTTTTTGAAGAAGGATCATGTGTTCTAAGAGCTAAAATAGATATGAGATCTCCAAATATGAATTTAAGAGATCCAATCATGTATAGAATTTTAAAAAAAAAACATCATAGAACTGGAACTCAATGGTGTATTTATCCAACTTATGATTGGACTCATGGACAGTGTGATTATATTGAACAAATATCTCATTCTTTATGTTCATTAGAATTTGAAAATAGAAGACCACTATACAACTGGTATTTAGATCAGATTTGTGAAAAAAACAAAATACGTCCTAAACAAATAGAATTTTCAAGATTAAATTTAAGTCAGACTATAACTAGTAAAAGGGAAATTCAATTTTTAATTGAAAAAAAAATGATTCAATCTTGGGATGATCCTAGAATTTTAACTATATCCGGATTACGTCGTAGAGGATATACTCCAACAGCTATTAAAAATTTTATTCAAGAAGTAGGAATTTCAAAAAGAAATAATATCATTAATACATCTCTTTTAGAATTTAAAATCAGAGAACATTTAAACAAAATAGCTCCTAGGGTGATGGTTGTCCTTCATCCAGTTCGATTAGTTATAGATAACTATTCAAATCTCACTGAATGGGTTCATGCAGAAAATAATCCAGAAAATAAAAAATTTGGATTTAGAAAAATTCCTTTTTCTAAATTTCTATATATTGAGAAATATGATTTTTTAGAAAAAAAAAGAAAAAAATTTTTTCGTTTATCAATTGGAAATGAAGTAAGACTTAAAAATGCCTACATTATTAAAGCAAATTATCTTGTAAAAGATTCTCAAGGAAAAATAATAGAAATCCATTGCTCTTATGATCCTAAAAGTAAATCTGGAAAAAAAGAAAAAGTAGAAGAAAAAAAAAGAGTCAAAAGTACTTTACACTGGGTTTCTATAAACCATTCTATTCCTATAAAAATACATCTATATCATCCTATTTTTTTGGATAGAAATCCAAATATAGAAAATTTAAAAAAACATATTAATAAAAAAGAAACAGTAGAAAAAATTGTTGCCTATGCAGAACCCACTTTAAATCAAGCAAAAAAAGGAGATCATTTTCAATTCCAAAGAATAGGATATTTTTATGCAGACATAGACGCTACTAATAAAGAAAAACTTATTTTTAATAAAACAGTTTCTATTAAAGATAAATGGAAAAAAATACAAAATTCAAATAATAATGATTAG
- the rpoC gene encoding DNA-directed RNA polymerase subunit beta', translating into MSRKKNNKNKFSKITIRLASPESILKESHGEVLKPETINYRTHKPERDGLFCERIFGPVKDYECACGKYKRIRYKGIVCDRCGVEVTEKKVRRERMGHISLVVPVVHIWCFRSSPNKIGYLLGLSSKKLEMIIYYERYVVIQGGGASRSDGSSFQKGDFLTEEEYLYVLNKLPKENQYLEDTDPNKFIAKMGAKCIEDLLNRIDLDLLSIELRNQAHNETSKQRRTEALKRLQVVESFREGKKNGGNVSYMVIHVLSVIPPELRPLVPLDGGRYAASDMTDLYRRVLIRNNRLKRLIEIKAPEVILRNEKRMLQEAVDSLFDNSRKVSAVKSEANRPLKSLSDSLKGKQGRFRQNLLGKRVDYSARSVIVVGPHLKLHECGLPKDMAAELYKPFIIRKLIERGVVKTVKSSKKIIDRRDPMIWDILENVLKGHPILLNRAPTLHRLGIQAFQPKLIEGKAIQLHPLVCAAFNADFDGDQMAVHLPLSYGAILEAQLLMLASQNILNPANGSPITVPSQDMVLGLYYMTKPLLSSSNKKVKGEGLTFYSPEEVEIAYNQKKVALHALIRVKVDLREEDKFLKKLIETTVGRVLFNQVVPKKVGYINESLTKKSLREIIGKILHLTDVPTTSKFLDDIKELGFYNAFKGGLSFGLGDIIIPNDKKDMVFHAIKQVDNVKINYNMGLITNNERYNQVIDIWTNTNAMLTEKVMKHMREDKQGFNPVYMMLDSGARGSKEQIRQLSGMRGLMAKPQKAGSSGGEIIENPILSNFREGLSILEYFISTHGARKGLADTALKTADAGYLTRRLVDAAQDVIITIENCNTLRGLEISSLKKNEEIVETLFDRILGRISLNDIFHPKDKKLIVSSGDMIDEKIAGLIEKSGIDFVEVRSPLTCEAKMGICSKCYGRNLSTGRIVQKGEAVGVIAAQSIGEPGTQLTLRTFHVGGTAGNIAESSQIRAKYDGIIEFEDLKTVQKKSDSGDKIYIVVSRSTEMKLFNTNRSSVLMTNNVPYGATLYVKHGDKLKEGDKICQWDLYNAVIVAEFSGTISYQHLEQGITFQIEIDEQTGFQEKVITEVRNKNLIPTLKIINENNEDEELKVYNLPVGAHLMVEDKESIEAGKILVKVPRKSAKSGDITGGLPRLSELFEARNPSNPAVVSEMDGIVSHGKIKRGNREIVVESKTGDIRKYLVKLSNQILVQENDYVKAGMPLSDGAVTPNDILNIRGARAVQEYLVKEIQEVYRLQGVKINDKHFEVIVLQMMRKVEVIDVGDTKFLEGNIEYKDDFIEENDRISQMRVIECLGDSEIFQSGDLISYRDFRNENAVLKYKNKKLIKTRNAIPATARPILQGITRAALQTKSFISAASFQETTKVLSEAAISSKTDYLYGLKENVIVGHKIPAGTGLKEYENISSEIF; encoded by the coding sequence ATGAGTAGAAAAAAGAATAATAAAAATAAATTTAGTAAGATAACTATTCGTTTAGCATCTCCAGAATCTATTTTAAAAGAATCTCATGGAGAAGTTTTAAAACCAGAAACGATAAATTATAGAACTCATAAACCAGAGAGAGATGGTTTATTTTGTGAACGTATTTTTGGTCCAGTAAAAGATTATGAATGTGCTTGTGGAAAATACAAGAGAATTCGTTACAAAGGAATTGTATGTGATAGATGTGGAGTAGAAGTTACTGAAAAGAAAGTAAGACGTGAACGGATGGGGCATATTAGTCTTGTTGTTCCTGTTGTCCATATTTGGTGTTTTCGTTCTTCTCCTAATAAAATAGGATATTTATTAGGATTATCCTCTAAAAAACTTGAAATGATTATTTATTATGAACGATACGTCGTTATACAAGGAGGGGGAGCATCTCGTTCAGATGGATCTTCTTTTCAAAAAGGAGATTTTCTTACGGAAGAAGAATATTTATATGTTTTAAATAAACTTCCAAAGGAAAATCAATATTTAGAAGATACTGATCCAAATAAGTTTATTGCAAAAATGGGCGCTAAGTGCATAGAAGATCTTTTAAATCGTATTGATTTAGATCTTTTATCTATAGAATTAAGAAATCAAGCTCATAATGAAACTTCTAAACAGAGAAGAACTGAAGCTTTAAAACGTTTACAAGTTGTGGAATCTTTTAGAGAAGGAAAAAAAAATGGAGGAAATGTTTCTTATATGGTAATTCATGTTTTGTCTGTGATCCCTCCTGAATTACGTCCTTTGGTTCCTTTAGATGGAGGTCGTTATGCTGCTTCTGATATGACTGATTTATATCGTCGTGTTCTCATAAGAAATAATCGTTTAAAACGACTTATAGAAATTAAAGCTCCCGAAGTTATTCTTAGAAATGAAAAAAGAATGTTGCAAGAAGCAGTTGATTCTTTATTTGATAATTCAAGAAAAGTTTCTGCAGTAAAATCTGAGGCAAATCGTCCTTTAAAATCTTTATCTGATTCTTTAAAAGGAAAACAAGGACGTTTTAGACAAAATTTACTTGGAAAAAGAGTTGATTATTCTGCACGATCAGTTATTGTAGTGGGGCCCCATTTAAAATTACATGAATGTGGTCTTCCTAAAGATATGGCTGCGGAACTTTACAAACCTTTTATCATACGAAAATTGATTGAAAGAGGAGTTGTTAAAACAGTAAAATCTTCAAAGAAAATTATAGATAGAAGAGATCCCATGATATGGGATATTTTGGAAAATGTATTGAAAGGGCATCCGATATTATTGAATAGAGCTCCTACTTTACATAGATTAGGAATTCAAGCTTTTCAACCTAAATTAATAGAAGGAAAAGCAATTCAATTGCATCCTTTAGTTTGTGCTGCTTTTAATGCGGATTTTGATGGAGACCAAATGGCTGTTCATTTACCTTTATCTTACGGAGCAATTTTAGAAGCACAACTTCTTATGTTGGCATCTCAAAATATTTTGAATCCTGCTAATGGATCTCCTATTACTGTTCCTTCTCAAGATATGGTATTAGGATTATATTATATGACTAAACCTTTATTGTCAAGTTCAAATAAAAAAGTAAAAGGAGAAGGTCTTACTTTTTATTCTCCAGAAGAAGTAGAAATAGCTTATAATCAAAAAAAAGTAGCATTACATGCTTTAATTCGTGTAAAAGTAGATCTTCGTGAAGAGGATAAATTTTTAAAAAAATTAATAGAAACAACTGTAGGTAGAGTTTTATTTAATCAAGTTGTTCCTAAAAAAGTAGGATATATTAATGAATCACTGACTAAAAAATCTTTAAGAGAAATTATAGGAAAAATTTTACATCTTACAGATGTTCCGACAACTTCTAAATTTTTAGATGATATTAAAGAATTAGGTTTTTATAATGCATTTAAAGGAGGTTTATCATTTGGATTAGGAGATATTATTATTCCAAATGATAAGAAAGACATGGTCTTTCATGCTATTAAACAAGTTGATAATGTCAAAATAAATTATAACATGGGATTGATAACAAATAATGAACGTTATAATCAAGTGATTGACATATGGACAAATACAAATGCCATGTTAACAGAAAAAGTGATGAAACATATGCGTGAAGATAAACAAGGGTTTAACCCTGTATATATGATGTTAGATTCTGGAGCAAGAGGATCTAAGGAACAAATTCGTCAACTTTCTGGAATGCGTGGACTAATGGCAAAGCCTCAAAAAGCAGGATCTTCTGGTGGAGAAATTATTGAAAATCCTATTTTATCTAATTTTAGAGAAGGACTTTCTATTTTAGAATATTTTATATCAACTCATGGAGCTCGTAAAGGATTAGCAGATACTGCATTGAAAACGGCAGATGCAGGATATCTTACAAGGCGTTTAGTTGATGCAGCTCAAGATGTCATTATAACAATAGAGAATTGTAATACTCTTAGAGGATTAGAAATCTCTTCATTAAAAAAAAATGAGGAGATAGTAGAAACTTTATTTGACAGAATTTTGGGGCGTATCTCTTTGAATGATATTTTTCATCCAAAAGACAAAAAATTAATAGTTTCATCTGGAGACATGATTGATGAAAAAATAGCAGGATTGATTGAAAAATCTGGAATAGACTTCGTGGAAGTTCGTTCTCCTCTTACTTGTGAAGCAAAAATGGGGATTTGTTCTAAGTGTTATGGTCGTAATTTATCTACAGGAAGAATTGTTCAAAAAGGTGAAGCTGTGGGTGTTATTGCTGCACAGTCTATTGGAGAGCCTGGAACTCAATTAACTTTACGTACTTTTCATGTTGGAGGAACTGCAGGAAATATTGCAGAATCTTCACAAATAAGAGCAAAGTATGATGGAATTATAGAATTTGAAGATTTGAAAACTGTACAAAAGAAAAGTGATTCTGGTGATAAAATTTATATTGTTGTTTCTCGATCTACAGAGATGAAACTTTTTAATACAAATAGATCATCTGTTTTAATGACCAATAATGTTCCTTATGGAGCAACTTTATATGTAAAACATGGAGATAAATTAAAAGAAGGAGATAAAATATGCCAATGGGATTTGTATAATGCCGTGATTGTTGCGGAGTTTTCTGGAACAATTTCTTATCAACATTTAGAACAAGGAATTACTTTTCAAATTGAAATAGATGAGCAAACTGGATTTCAAGAAAAAGTAATTACAGAAGTAAGAAATAAAAATTTAATTCCAACATTAAAAATTATTAACGAAAATAATGAGGATGAGGAATTAAAAGTGTATAATCTTCCGGTAGGAGCACATTTAATGGTTGAAGATAAAGAAAGTATAGAAGCTGGAAAAATTTTAGTTAAAGTTCCTAGAAAATCAGCTAAATCAGGAGATATAACAGGAGGATTACCTCGTTTATCTGAATTATTTGAAGCTAGAAATCCTTCTAATCCTGCTGTGGTTTCTGAAATGGATGGAATAGTGAGTCATGGTAAAATAAAAAGAGGAAATAGAGAAATTGTAGTTGAATCTAAAACTGGAGATATTAGAAAATATCTTGTGAAGCTTTCTAATCAGATTTTAGTTCAAGAGAATGATTATGTAAAAGCAGGAATGCCTTTATCAGATGGAGCTGTAACACCTAATGATATTTTAAATATCAGAGGGGCTAGAGCTGTTCAAGAATATTTAGTAAAAGAAATACAAGAAGTATATCGTTTGCAAGGGGTTAAAATTAATGATAAACATTTTGAGGTGATTGTTCTGCAAATGATGCGTAAAGTAGAAGTTATTGATGTGGGAGATACTAAATTTTTAGAAGGAAATATTGAATATAAAGATGATTTTATCGAGGAAAATGATAGAATTTCTCAGATGAGAGTTATTGAATGTTTAGGAGATTCTGAAATTTTTCAATCTGGAGATTTAATTAGTTATAGAGATTTTAGAAATGAAAATGCAGTTTTAAAGTATAAAAATAAAAAATTAATAAAAACTAGAAATGCTATACCAGCTACTGCTAGACCTATATTACAGGGAATAACAAGAGCTGCCTTACAGACAAAATCTTTTATATCTGCAGCTTCCTTTCAAGAAACTACAAAAGTATTAAGTGAAGCGGCTATCAGTAGTAAAACAGATTATTTATATGGATTGAAAGAAAATGTTATAGTGGGGCATAAAATACCGGCAGGGACTGGATTAAAAGAATATGAAAATATTTCTTCAGAAATTTTCTAA